Sequence from the Pseudomonadota bacterium genome:
GGCGCCTTACAACGCATCGCCGGCGGCATGCTGATGTTGACCCGCGGGCGGACCCGGATAGCCATCGGGCTCGCCCTGATCTTCGCGCTCGCGCTGTCGGCATTCGCGAACAACACACCTATCGTCGTTGTCTTCATTCCGGTCTTGCAGGCGCTTGCCGAGCGGCGCGAGCGATCGGTCAGCAAGGTGATGATCCCGCTGAGTTACGCCGCCTGCCTGGGGGGTATGATCACGCTGATCGGATCCAGCACCAACCTCCTGATCTCCGGCAGCCTGCGGGAACTCGGTGAGCGGCCGTTTGACATGTTCTCCTTTGCCGTGCCTGGCCTTGTGCTGGCATCGGTAGGTCTCGTCTACACGATCCTGATCGCGCCGCGTTTGCTCAAACCGCGCAGCGGCCTTGCCGGCCGTCTGGTCGGCACCGCCGGGCGCCAGTACATCGCGCAGATCACGTTGGCGCCGTCATCGAACCTGGTCGGGCAACACGCGGCAGCCGGCCAGTTCGCCAGCCTGCCCGACATCACCGTGCAGATGGTCCAACGCGGCGAACACGCCGAACTCCCGCCCTTCGATAGCGTCGCCCTGGCGCCGGGCGATACGCTGGTTGTGGCGGGGACACGTCAGGCGCTTGCCGACGCGCTGGCGCGCGACCACGGTCTGATGGCCGATGTTGACCGCCGCGATACCGATGCAGGCGACGAGCAATGGGGCTGGATGCCCGGCGAGGAGCGCGTTCTGGTCGAGGTCATGATCGCGCCTGCCAGCCGAATGGTCGGTCAGGACCTGGAGCAGATCGGCTTCAGGCGCCGCTTTGGCAGCCTCGTTCTGGGGATCCAGAGGCGTTCGCGCATGATCCGCCAGAGCATCACGGAGATCCGTTTGGAGCCGGGCGACGTGTTGCTGGTGCAGGGCCGTCGCAACGAAATCGAGGCACTGCGCGCCAACCCGGACGTTCTCTTGATGGAATGGTCGGCCGCCGAACTACCCAACGTGCCGCTGGCGCGGCGCGCATTGACCATCCTGGCGCTCGTCGTCTTGGCGATCGCGACCGACATTCTGCCGCCGGTCATCGCTTCGGTCGCCGGCGCCTGCGCCATGATCGCGACCAGTTGCCTCAACGTGCGCCAGGCGACCCGCGCCGTCGACATCAAGGTGGTTATGCTGGTGGGCGCGGCGCTCGCCATGGGTGCAGCGATGCAGCACACCGGCGGCGCAGCCTATCTGGCCGCGCTGGTGATCGGCGCCACCGGCGATGCCGGCCCCGCTGTCGTGCTGTCGGCGTTGTTCCTGATGATCGCCGTCATGACCAACATCCTCAGCAACAACGCCGCCGCCGTGCTGTTCACGCCGATCGCCATCAGCCTGGCGCACGGCTTGGGCGTCGATCCGATGGCCTTCGCCGTCGCCGTCGTGATGGCCGCCAGTTGCTCGTTCGCCTCGCCGATCGGCTATCAGACCAACCTTCTGGTCATGGCGCCCGGCCACTACCGCTTCAGCGACTTCATCACCGCGGGGCTGCCGCTGGTCCTTATCTTGTGGCTGACGTTCTCGTTCTTCGCGCCCTTCTACTACAACCTGCATTGACCTTGATCCCGGGCCTCCAGCCGAAGCAATTCCCTATGGTCGGGATCTGCTCTACCCTTTCGCACCTATGACCCGACCTGACGGCAGATCCCTCGATTCACCACTCGCCTCCAGTGGCGGGCAGGAACGCGCGCGCCCTCTGGCCTTCTTCTTCGGCACGCGCGGCCAGACCTGCCCTTATCTGCCCAACCGGATGGAAATGAAGATCGTGACGGACCTCTCAGGCCCGTTTGCACAGGACATTCACGATGAGCTGACTGCGGCAGGTTTTCGGCGCAGCCACAACCTCGTCTACAAACCCGCCTGCCTCGGATGCAACGCCTGCGTCCCCGTACGCATCCCGGTCGCCCGCTTCAGTCCAGGACGCACCATGCGCAAGACATGGCGTCGCAACGACGATCTGAAGGCGACCATTGTCAGCGCGACAGCGACGCTTGAACAGTACGATGTCTTCGACCGCTACCAGAAACAGCGCCATCACGATGGCGGCATGGCGACCATGACGTTCGCCGACTACCGCGCCATGGTCGAGGAGACGCCGGTCAGGACCCGGTTGATCGAGTTCCGCACGAGTGAGAACGATCTGGTCGGCGTTTGCCTGACCGATTGGATCAACGACGGGCTTTCGGGCATCTACAAGTTCTTCGATCCCGATCTCGCCGAGCGCAGCCTCGGGACTTACATGATCCTGTGGCAGATCAACCACGCGGCCGCGCATGGCATGCCATTCGTCTATCTGGGCTACTGGATCGCCGGCTGCGACAAGATGTCCTACAAGGCCCGCTTCCGTCCTCTGGAGGCGCTGACCGCGACCGGATGGCAGGATCTCCAAACCGACTGATTGCATCGGCAGCGGGGATCAGCAGGCCAACGGCGCGATAGCTTAGGGCGATTTCACCTGGCCTAGCCGAACCGGTTGGAGCTGGCGAAACCGGGCGGCGCGATGCGGCCGGCCTGGCCGCGCTTGCCGACCCAGTTCTTCAGGTTGGTCTCCGTACGCGTGCGGCTGCCACTGCGCCAGGTCAACCCTTCTTTCAGCGTGAAGGTCTTGGCATCGCTCAAGCCACCGCTGTTGTAGCGCTGCAGGATCACGCCCCGGCCACGCGTCATCTCCGGTAACTCACCGATTGGGAAGAGGATGAGTTTGCGGTTTTCGCCGACCACGGCGACGTGACTGCCCTCCGCGACACGGGCGACAACGGCCTCAGCCTGCCCTGAAACGTTCAGCACCTGCTTGCCGCCACGGGTCTGGGCCAGTACCGCGTCCTCGGGCACCAGGAACCCGCGGCCTTCCGAGGAGGCCACCAGGAATTGGCGGCCGCCGACATAGACCATCATAGAGGCGATATCGCCTTCGTTACCCAGGTCGATCATCAGCTTGACCGGATCGCCATAGCCGCGACCACCCGGCAGCTTGTCGCAGGCGACCGTATAGAAGCGGCCGTTGGTCGCGAATAGGACCAGCTTGTCGGTCGTATGCGCTTCGCAACGGAAACGCTCGCGGTCACCCTCCTTGAACCGAAGCGTGCCGACCGCGTCACCATGGCCCTTGACCGCGCGGATCCAACCCTTGGCCGACAGCACGACCGTGATCGGCTCACGCTCGACGGTCGCCTCGATCGGCACATCGATCTCGGCTGGCGGTTTGCCGATCGTGGTGCGCCGTTTGCCAAGCTCGGTCTTCTCGCCGAACTTCGCGCGGATATCCTTGAACTCTGCCTTCAACGCCTTCTTCTGCTGCGGCTGGCTTTTTAGAAGCGCGTTCAAAGCCTTCTTTTCATCGGTGAGCGCCTTCTTCTCGCGCTTAAGCTCCATCTCCTCAAGCTTGCGCAGGGATCGCAGGCGCATGTTGAGGATCGCTTCGGCCTGCACGTCGGAGAGCTTGAAGCGCTTGATCAGCGCCGGCTTCGGCTCGTCCTCCTCGCGGATGATGCGGATGACCTCATCCAGGTTCAAAAAGACGATGAGGTAGCCGCCCAGGATCTCCAGGCGGTGGTTGATCTTGTCGAGCCGGTAGCGGCTGCGACGAACCAGAACCTCCTGGCGATGGTCGATGAACGCCAGCAGCGCATCACGCAGATTCATGACGCGCGGTACGCCATCACCGTCCAGCATGTTCATGTTGAGGCTGATCCGCGTCTCAAGCTCCGTCGCGCGGAACAGGCTTTCCATCAGCACCTCGGCCTCGACCGTGCGGCTCTTCGGCTGCAAGACGAGACGGATATCCTCCGCCGACTCATCCAGCACCGTCTCCAAGAGCGGCAACTTGCGAGCATCGATCAGCTCGGCAATGCGTTCGATCAGGCGCGACTTCTGGACCTGATAAGGGATTTCGGTGACGACGATCTGGTACTGACCGCGCCCGAGGTCCTCCTTGACCCACCGCGCGCGCAGGCGGAACGAGCCGCGGCCGGTGGCATAGGCTTCCTTGATGTTCTCGTGCGGCTCGACCAGCTCGCCGCCAGTCGGGAAGTCGGGGCCGGGAATGTAGCCGGCCAGCGTCGCGGCCTGAGCGTTGCGCTTGTCGACCAAGTGCACCAGCGCGGCGCACAGCTCGCCCACATTGTGCGGCGGAATGCTGGTCGCCATGCCGACGGCGATGCCACTGGCGCCGTTCGCCAGCAGATTGGGAAACCGCGCCGGCAACACGACCGGCTCGTCCTCGGAGCCGTCGTAGGTCGGCCGGAAGTCGACGGCGTCCTCGTCGATGCCTTCGAGCAACGCCATCGCGACCTCGGTCATGCGCGCCTCGGTGTAGCGCATGGCCGCCGCGCTATCGCCGTCTACGTTGCCGAAGTTGCCTTGGCCATCGACCAGCGGATAGCGCGCGGCGAAGTCCTGGGCCAGCCGGACCAGCGCGTCATAGATCGCGACGTCGCCGTGGGGATGGTACTTACCGATCACGTCGCCGACGACACGCGCGGACTTCTTGAATCCGTCCGCTGGATTGAGCTTCAGCTGCCGCATGGCGTAGAGCAGCCGCCGATGGACGGGCTTCAGCCCGTCACGCACGTCAGGCAGGGATCGCGCGGTGATCGTGGAGAGCGCGTAGGCGAGATAACGCTCGGAAAGCGCCTCGCCCAGCGCGACCGGTTCGATGTGGGGTTTGTCTACAACATCCGTCATTCGCGGGTTATACCACCAGATATTGTGGAGAGAGCAAGATCACTGTTGATGGATTCCATCAGCAGCATGAATCGGTCTCTCTGCGAGCCAGGCGATGGATAAATCGCTCGCGTGCCGGCGCAATGCCGGCGGTGTCGTGGGCGAGCAGATGTCGCTCCAGAAAGTAGCCGGTTAAGGTCAGCCCAGCGAGCACATCATCCCGGCCAGCGTTGCCGGACCCGGTCAAGAAAGCGGGCAGCGGTAGAAGCCGCGCCTTGTACGTTTCGCCAGCCGCTGCCGAGACAGCCCGCCCCGACTTTGGAGAGACATAGACAAGGTCGTCCGTCGTACCTGTCGCCGCGCACGACGTCAGATCCAGACCAAAACCCAACTGCTCCAAGAGACCGAGCTCCCAGCGCACGTAGACGGGACGCCAAGCTCCGTTGTCGGCCGAAAGGGCATCCAGCAGCGCGCCAAATGCTTCATAGACCGGCGGATATGGATGGCGTTCCGGCAGGGTCTGCTCGACCACCGCGGCCGCCGACGCGAGGCACGCGAGCCGGTCGGCATCGTCCAGCAGCACGGAACCCTGGGCCGTCGCCAACTCCAGGGTGTAGGTGCCCAGGTGTTCCTCAAGCCGGCCGCGCCAGCGGGCTTCGACACGGTTGCCCGGCTGCAGCATGCCGCGCGACTTGCGCCCTGCCCCGCCGCGCACCAAGCCCGGATGGCGACCGTGTTCGCGGGTCAAGAGACTGACGATGGCGCTCGTTTCGCCGTGGCGTCGGGCGCTCAGCACATATCCCTGGTCGGACCACTGCATTGTTTGTCTAGGTCGTCCTCGGCTTCGCCTGCATCGCCAGCCCGCTCGCCCGCCTCCGGGGCAAAACGCCGAGAGGCGTTTTCGCCGAGGCCACCCATGGCAGCATCCCAGGGGTGGCCGGGTGGGGGAGCGGACCGGTGCCGATACCGCGCGAGCGAAAGACAATCCGACGACGAGTCATCATTGACGCGGGAACTCCAGCCCCATCTCGCGATAGCGGGCGGGCTCGTCCAGCCAGTTGGGCCGAACCTTGACGTGCAAGAAGAGGTGCACCCGGCAGCCAAGGATCGTCTCCAGCTCCTTGCGCGCGGTCGTGCCGATGCGCTTCAGCATCTGGCCGCCCTTGCCGAGCACGATGGGTTTGTGGCCATCCTTGGCGACATAGATGATCTGGTCGATCCGGACCGCGTCTTCGTCCTCGATCTCCGTCCACATCTCGGTCTCGACCGAGAGGCCATAGGGAAGCTCCTGATGCAGTGCCAGAAACAGCTTCTCGCGCGTGATTTCGGCCGCCATCATGCGCATGGGGACGTCAGAGATCTGTTCTTCTGGATAGAGCCACGGCCCCGGCGGCATGCGCCCAACCAGGAACTGAAGGAGGTCCTCGATACCATCGCCTTGAAGCGCGGAAATCATGAAGATCTCGTCGGCCTGACCGCCTTCGTTGATGGCGGCGGCCAGCGGCAACAGGTTGTGCTTGGCGACCTTGTCGACCTTGTTGAGCGCCACGACGAACGGCCGCTCTCGCTCCGCGAGGCGCTGAAGGATGCGCCGCGTGTTCTTGTCGATGCCGTGGATCGCATCGATCAAGAGAACTGCGACATCCGCGCCATCCAGGCCGGCCCACGCCGCCTCAACCATGGCGCGCTCCAAGCGCCGCTTGGGCGCGAAGATGCCAGGCGTATCAACGAAGATCAGCTGCGCCCGATCAACGATCCGAATGCCGGTAATCCGCGTCCGGGTCGTCTGCACCTTCGGCGTCACGATCGAGACCTTGGCACCGACCACGGCATTCAGCAGGGTCGACTTGCCGGCGTTGGGGGCGCCCAAGAGGGCGACAAAACCGCAGGACGTGGCGCTGTCGGTCATGGGTTGTCGCCACCGTCGCCAAGCCGCTCAAGCAGTTCCTGGGCCGCCTGCTGCTGCGCGGCGCGTTTGGAACCGCCTTTCGCCATCACCGCGCCCTGTCCTTTGACGGTCAGTTCGACTGTGATCTCGGGCTCGTGCGCCGGCCCCTCCTGCGACACCATGCGGTACGACGGCAACGGCAAGCCGCGCCCCAAGGCCCATTCTTGAAGCCTGGTTTTGGCATCACGCGGCGGCGTGGTCTGGGCCTGCATGCGGTCGTGCCAGATGCGCCGGATGAATGCCGATGCCGCTTCTAGACCGCCGTCCAGATAGAGCGCGCCGATCAGCGCTTCCGTCACGTCGGCCAGAACCGAGGGGCTCTCGCGCGTTCCGCTCTCGTCCTCGCCTTCAGACAGGTTGATGAAATCACCGAAGCCGAGTTCGCGCGCGATTTCGGCCAGGGTCTCCTTGCGCACAAGAGAGGCCTGGCGAACGGAGAGTTTGCCTTCAGGCTCGTCAGGGAAGCCGTCATAAAGCATGTGCGCGACCACGACGCCCAGAACGCGGTCGCCCAGGAATTCCAGCCTTTCGTAGCCATGGCCAAGCCGCCCGGCAGCCGTGCTTCTATGGGTCAAGGCCAGACGGGCAAGATCGTCGTCGTCGAAGCGGTGACCCAGGATCTCCTGAAGCTGGTCCAGGCCAGGCTCGCCGGTCATTCGATCGACATGAAGAGACGGCCCCACCGGATCGAACTTGGCCAGGTCAGCGGGTTGTAAAGGCTGCCGCAAGTATCGGCGGAGAAGAAGATGATCTCGGCGCGACCAATCAGGTTCTCGGCGGGAATGAAACCGACGCTCGCGACCCGGCTGTCGGACGACTGATCGCGGTTGTCCCCCATTGCGAAAAAATGGCCCTCGGGCACCAGATACACTTCTGTCGTGTCGAGGTAATGGCCATCTATCTCGTTCAGCACCAGGTGACTGACGCCGTTGGGCAGCGTCTCGATAAACTGTGGGACCTCGCGCGAGCGCGAGCACGTCTCATCGATGAACTCACCGTCGGCGGTCAGATCGACAGGCTGATCGTTGATATGAAGCAGGCCGTCGATCATCTGAATGCGGTCGCCTGGCAAACCAATGATCCGCTTGATGAAATCGATGTCGGGTTCGGTCGGCTTGCGGAACACCGCGACATCGCCGCGTTCGGGATCCGACCCGAAAATCCGTCCTTCGAACAGGTCGATGCCAAAGGTGGGCAGCGAATACTTGCTGTACCCATAGGCGAACTTGGAAACGAACAGATAGTCGCCGATCAGCAGTGTCGGTTTCATGGATCCCGACGGAATGTTGAAGGGTTCGTAGGCAAAGGTGCGGACCACCAGAGCAATCAGCACCGCGTAAAACACGGTACGGATCAGCTCGAACCAGCCGCCATCCTTCTTCTTGGCCGCCTCGGTTTTAGGCGCCTCAGCTTTGGCCGCTTCGGCGGACTTATCGACGTCAGGCATCAACGGGGTTCCCGGACTGCGGAATGGCGGAAATGATCACCATGGCCTGGGCCAAGGGATGATCGTCGGTCATGGAAAGGTCGATCACGGCAGTCATGCCATCAGGCACAAGCTCTTCCAGGCGAACGGCCGCGCCACCGGTCAGCTTCATGGTCGGCTTGCCGCTCGACAGGTTGGTGACCTGTAGGTCGCGCCAGAAGACACCGCGGCGAAACCCGGTACCGAGCGCCTTTGAGCACGCCTCCTTGGCGGCGAAACGCTTGGCATAGGTCGCTGCGCGCATGCGCCGGCGGTCGGCCTTGTTGCGCTCGGTCTCGGTAAAGATCCGATGGGTAAAGCGGTCGCCGAAGCGCTCCAGCGTGTTTTCGATACGTCGGATATCGATAATGTCGAGACCAAGGCCCAGGATCATGCGAAAAGGCCTGATCCGGCGTGATTTACCTGCATTCGGCGCCGCCTGCGGGCCATGGCACACACTCCAAGCATGTCGATTTTCAACGGCGAGCGCCTGCATATAGCCGAAGGTCGGTCCGGCGGGAACCCCGGCATCACAATCGCGACCTCTCCACGGAGTTGACGCTGGGATTGGCCCTGAGCGCCGCAATAACGTTTGTCAGGTGTTTTACGTCTCTGACCTCGACATCGATGACCATGTCGAAAAAGTCGGTCGAACGGTTGGTGATCTTCAGGTTCGAGATATTGCCGTTGTTGCGCGCGATCAGCGTCGACATGGTACCCAGCGTACCCGGTTCGTTGGAGACCGTGACGTGGATACGCCCGACATGCAGGTCGGCGGCCTCGCCGTCCACCGTCCACGCGACATCGATCCAGCGCTCCGGCGTCGCCTCGAACTGCAGCAGCATGTCGCAATCGATGGTGTGGATGGTGACGCCCTTGCCTGTGGTGACAATGCCGACAATCCGATCGCCCGGCAGGGGATGGCAGCAACTGGCGAAATGCACGGCCATGCCGGGTATCAGACCGCGGATTGGGATCGCGTGGTCGCCCGCAGAGCCGCCGTCCTTCTTGCCGCGCGCCGCCTTGCCCTTGGCCGGTTTGCCGTCCACCGCCTCGGGGTAGACCGCGCTGACGGCGGCCGTTCCGGTTATGCGGCCATCGCCGACCGCGGCATAGAGATCCTCCGGCGTCTTTTCGCCGAGGACCTCGCAGGCGCGCCGGATCGCCTTGCGTGTCGTCTCGAAACCCGCCTGAACAAAGGCGCGTTCGACAATGGCCTTGCCCAACTGGATGTATTCGTCGCGCTCCTTGCCGCGGACGAAACGACGAATGCGGCTACGCGCCTTGCCGGTGACGACGAACTGCTCCCATGTCGGGCTTGGCGCTGCGACATTGGAGCGCACGATCTCTACCTGATCTCCATTCTCAAGAATTGTCCGTAATGGTTTGATTTGACCGTTAATTTTCGCACCGACACAGGTGTCACCAACATCCGTGTGGACGGCATAGGCGAAATCCACCGGCGTCGCGCCACGTGGCAGCGCGATGATGTCGCCGCGCGGCGAAAAACAGAACACCTGGTCCTGGAACATCTCCAGCTTGGTGTGCTCCAGGAACTCCTCCGGCCCGGCCGCGTGTTCCAGAATCTCCAAAAGCTCGCGGACCCAGCGGTACTGACGCCCGTCGCGCACCGCCGAGGTCGGGTCGTCGGATTTGTAGCTCCAGTGCGCGGCGACACCGAACTCGGCGATTTCGTGCATCTCGCGGGTCCGGATCTGGATCTCCAAGCGCTGATGCTCCGGTCCATAGACGGTCGTGTGGATCGAGCGATAGCCGTTCGGCTTCGGCGTCGAGATATAGTCCTTGAAACGGCCTGGCACGGTCGGCCAGGTGCCGTGCACCACGCCCAGCGTCTCGTAGCAGCGCGGGATTGTATCGACGACGACGCGGAAGGCGACGATGTCGGACAGCTGCTCAAAACCGACATTCTTGCGCTGCATGGTGCGCCAAATCGAATAGGGCCGCTTTTCGCGCCCGATCACCTCGGCATCGATGCCGGCCTCCGACAACGTCTTCTCCAGGCGCTCGACAATGCGGGTGATCATGTCCCCGCCTTCCTCGCGCAGATAGCGCAGGCGCTCGACCACCGAGGCGCGCGCCGTCGGGTTGAGCTCGATGAAGGCGAGATCCTCCAACTCGTCCTTCAGCGCCTGCATGCCGATCCGCTCAGCCAAGGGCGCGTAGATCTCCATGGTCTCGCTGGCCGTGCGCACGCGTTTTTCCGGCTTGGCCACGTGGTGCAGCGTGCGCATGTTGTGCAGCCGGTCGGCCAGTTTGACCAACAAGACGCGGATATCCTCCGACATCGCCAGCAGCAGTTTGCGGAAGTTCTCGGCCTGCTTCGTGTTTTCCGACTGAAGCTCCAGGCGTGAGAGCTTGGTGACGCCGTCGACCAGACGGCCTACCTCGGGCCCGAACTGGTCCTCGATGCCCTCCAGCGTCGCGTCGGTATCCTCGACGGTGTCGTGCAGCAGGCCGGTGATGATCGATGCGCCATCCAGGCGCATGTCGGCCAGAATGCCGGCGACTTCGACGGGGTGGGAGAAATAG
This genomic interval carries:
- a CDS encoding SLC13 family permease; protein product: MPDASLSMWLTFAVIVVAVYLYATETYTLEFTSIGVIAVLLVIFNILPLAGPDGDNLMAPSAVLAGFADPALITVVCLLVVGQGLIQTGALQRIAGGMLMLTRGRTRIAIGLALIFALALSAFANNTPIVVVFIPVLQALAERRERSVSKVMIPLSYAACLGGMITLIGSSTNLLISGSLRELGERPFDMFSFAVPGLVLASVGLVYTILIAPRLLKPRSGLAGRLVGTAGRQYIAQITLAPSSNLVGQHAAAGQFASLPDITVQMVQRGEHAELPPFDSVALAPGDTLVVAGTRQALADALARDHGLMADVDRRDTDAGDEQWGWMPGEERVLVEVMIAPASRMVGQDLEQIGFRRRFGSLVLGIQRRSRMIRQSITEIRLEPGDVLLVQGRRNEIEALRANPDVLLMEWSAAELPNVPLARRALTILALVVLAIATDILPPVIASVAGACAMIATSCLNVRQATRAVDIKVVMLVGAALAMGAAMQHTGGAAYLAALVIGATGDAGPAVVLSALFLMIAVMTNILSNNAAAVLFTPIAISLAHGLGVDPMAFAVAVVMAASCSFASPIGYQTNLLVMAPGHYRFSDFITAGLPLVLILWLTFSFFAPFYYNLH
- a CDS encoding arginyltransferase yields the protein MTRPDGRSLDSPLASSGGQERARPLAFFFGTRGQTCPYLPNRMEMKIVTDLSGPFAQDIHDELTAAGFRRSHNLVYKPACLGCNACVPVRIPVARFSPGRTMRKTWRRNDDLKATIVSATATLEQYDVFDRYQKQRHHDGGMATMTFADYRAMVEETPVRTRLIEFRTSENDLVGVCLTDWINDGLSGIYKFFDPDLAERSLGTYMILWQINHAAAHGMPFVYLGYWIAGCDKMSYKARFRPLEALTATGWQDLQTD
- the parC gene encoding DNA topoisomerase IV subunit A — encoded protein: MTDVVDKPHIEPVALGEALSERYLAYALSTITARSLPDVRDGLKPVHRRLLYAMRQLKLNPADGFKKSARVVGDVIGKYHPHGDVAIYDALVRLAQDFAARYPLVDGQGNFGNVDGDSAAAMRYTEARMTEVAMALLEGIDEDAVDFRPTYDGSEDEPVVLPARFPNLLANGASGIAVGMATSIPPHNVGELCAALVHLVDKRNAQAATLAGYIPGPDFPTGGELVEPHENIKEAYATGRGSFRLRARWVKEDLGRGQYQIVVTEIPYQVQKSRLIERIAELIDARKLPLLETVLDESAEDIRLVLQPKSRTVEAEVLMESLFRATELETRISLNMNMLDGDGVPRVMNLRDALLAFIDHRQEVLVRRSRYRLDKINHRLEILGGYLIVFLNLDEVIRIIREEDEPKPALIKRFKLSDVQAEAILNMRLRSLRKLEEMELKREKKALTDEKKALNALLKSQPQQKKALKAEFKDIRAKFGEKTELGKRRTTIGKPPAEIDVPIEATVEREPITVVLSAKGWIRAVKGHGDAVGTLRFKEGDRERFRCEAHTTDKLVLFATNGRFYTVACDKLPGGRGYGDPVKLMIDLGNEGDIASMMVYVGGRQFLVASSEGRGFLVPEDAVLAQTRGGKQVLNVSGQAEAVVARVAEGSHVAVVGENRKLILFPIGELPEMTRGRGVILQRYNSGGLSDAKTFTLKEGLTWRSGSRTRTETNLKNWVGKRGQAGRIAPPGFASSNRFG
- the recO gene encoding DNA repair protein RecO, with product MQWSDQGYVLSARRHGETSAIVSLLTREHGRHPGLVRGGAGRKSRGMLQPGNRVEARWRGRLEEHLGTYTLELATAQGSVLLDDADRLACLASAAAVVEQTLPERHPYPPVYEAFGALLDALSADNGAWRPVYVRWELGLLEQLGFGLDLTSCAATGTTDDLVYVSPKSGRAVSAAAGETYKARLLPLPAFLTGSGNAGRDDVLAGLTLTGYFLERHLLAHDTAGIAPARERFIHRLARRETDSCC
- the era gene encoding GTPase Era codes for the protein MTDSATSCGFVALLGAPNAGKSTLLNAVVGAKVSIVTPKVQTTRTRITGIRIVDRAQLIFVDTPGIFAPKRRLERAMVEAAWAGLDGADVAVLLIDAIHGIDKNTRRILQRLAERERPFVVALNKVDKVAKHNLLPLAAAINEGGQADEIFMISALQGDGIEDLLQFLVGRMPPGPWLYPEEQISDVPMRMMAAEITREKLFLALHQELPYGLSVETEMWTEIEDEDAVRIDQIIYVAKDGHKPIVLGKGGQMLKRIGTTARKELETILGCRVHLFLHVKVRPNWLDEPARYREMGLEFPRQ
- the rnc gene encoding ribonuclease III yields the protein MTGEPGLDQLQEILGHRFDDDDLARLALTHRSTAAGRLGHGYERLEFLGDRVLGVVVAHMLYDGFPDEPEGKLSVRQASLVRKETLAEIARELGFGDFINLSEGEDESGTRESPSVLADVTEALIGALYLDGGLEAASAFIRRIWHDRMQAQTTPPRDAKTRLQEWALGRGLPLPSYRMVSQEGPAHEPEITVELTVKGQGAVMAKGGSKRAAQQQAAQELLERLGDGGDNP
- the lepB gene encoding signal peptidase I, which translates into the protein MPDVDKSAEAAKAEAPKTEAAKKKDGGWFELIRTVFYAVLIALVVRTFAYEPFNIPSGSMKPTLLIGDYLFVSKFAYGYSKYSLPTFGIDLFEGRIFGSDPERGDVAVFRKPTEPDIDFIKRIIGLPGDRIQMIDGLLHINDQPVDLTADGEFIDETCSRSREVPQFIETLPNGVSHLVLNEIDGHYLDTTEVYLVPEGHFFAMGDNRDQSSDSRVASVGFIPAENLIGRAEIIFFSADTCGSLYNPLTWPSSIRWGRLFMSIE
- the acpS gene encoding holo-ACP synthase, with the translated sequence MILGLGLDIIDIRRIENTLERFGDRFTHRIFTETERNKADRRRMRAATYAKRFAAKEACSKALGTGFRRGVFWRDLQVTNLSSGKPTMKLTGGAAVRLEELVPDGMTAVIDLSMTDDHPLAQAMVIISAIPQSGNPVDA
- a CDS encoding bifunctional (p)ppGpp synthetase/guanosine-3',5'-bis(diphosphate) 3'-pyrophosphohydrolase, giving the protein MLRQYELVEKVRDYDTSADEDALNRAYVFSMMAHGHQTRESGDPYFSHPVEVAGILADMRLDGASIITGLLHDTVEDTDATLEGIEDQFGPEVGRLVDGVTKLSRLELQSENTKQAENFRKLLLAMSEDIRVLLVKLADRLHNMRTLHHVAKPEKRVRTASETMEIYAPLAERIGMQALKDELEDLAFIELNPTARASVVERLRYLREEGGDMITRIVERLEKTLSEAGIDAEVIGREKRPYSIWRTMQRKNVGFEQLSDIVAFRVVVDTIPRCYETLGVVHGTWPTVPGRFKDYISTPKPNGYRSIHTTVYGPEHQRLEIQIRTREMHEIAEFGVAAHWSYKSDDPTSAVRDGRQYRWVRELLEILEHAAGPEEFLEHTKLEMFQDQVFCFSPRGDIIALPRGATPVDFAYAVHTDVGDTCVGAKINGQIKPLRTILENGDQVEIVRSNVAAPSPTWEQFVVTGKARSRIRRFVRGKERDEYIQLGKAIVERAFVQAGFETTRKAIRRACEVLGEKTPEDLYAAVGDGRITGTAAVSAVYPEAVDGKPAKGKAARGKKDGGSAGDHAIPIRGLIPGMAVHFASCCHPLPGDRIVGIVTTGKGVTIHTIDCDMLLQFEATPERWIDVAWTVDGEAADLHVGRIHVTVSNEPGTLGTMSTLIARNNGNISNLKITNRSTDFFDMVIDVEVRDVKHLTNVIAALRANPSVNSVERSRL